A window of Cryptomeria japonica chromosome 3, Sugi_1.0, whole genome shotgun sequence contains these coding sequences:
- the LOC131076016 gene encoding uncharacterized protein LOC131076016, producing MLMDNISVTRWKTPSNPPNSVDRRIVEHWKLPSEFKLFNNTSKINRKRTKWLSPSPSWHKLNFDGSAQNIWQAGGGVICDHQGTTIVAYAGSLKNPIVTQAEGMALLWGLKLATAIGIRQLEIEGDSKVIVEAISGRSIVGWKVESILRDARMFLANLDSFTIYRILREGNADADSMVVIGRL from the coding sequence ATGCTTATGGACAATATCTCTGTGACTAGATGGAAAACCCCCTCCAATCCTCCTAACTCGGTTGATCGGAGAATTGTGGAACACTGGAAGCTCCCCTCAGAGTTTAAGctcttcaacaacacttcaaaGATCAACAGAAAAAGGACCAAATGGTTATCCCCAAGTCCCTCTTGgcataaactaaattttgatgggtcaGCACAAAATATTTGGCAAGCAGGAGGTGGAGTTATTTGTGATCATCAAGGGACCACTATTGTTGCCTATGCCGGTAGCCTGAAGAATCCTATTGTCACTCAAGCTGAGGGAATGGCTCTCCTATGGGGTCTGAAGTTGGCCACTGCTATAGGTATTAGACaactggaaattgaaggtgattctaaagtAATTGTGGAAGCTATCAGTGGTAGATCTATAGTGGGTTGGAAAGTGGAATCTATTTTGAGGGATGCAAGAATGTTTCTGGCTAACCTTGATAGTTTCACTATCTACCGCATTTTGAGAGAAGGGAATGCGGATGCTGACTCTATGGTTGTTATTGGTAGGTTGTAA